The proteins below are encoded in one region of Centropristis striata isolate RG_2023a ecotype Rhode Island chromosome 12, C.striata_1.0, whole genome shotgun sequence:
- the LOC131981898 gene encoding protocadherin beta-11-like: MLLNFYRRISVCFFIPRRMSLSEMAYQQPLSKWRLYFGLHWVMVILSLCFFNVVLCQIRYSIPEEMKKGSLIGNVAQDLGLDLKRLRSGRARIVTGENIHYTELKADKGILVVNERIDREQLCGDVTPCSFSFEIILENPMELHHITIEVLDVNDHPPVFKKSDIMLDISESANLGARFVMDSAEDPDVGVNGLQNYVLTSNDNFVLKQHVNPDGSKYAEMVLQKQLDREEVPHLSLKLIAVDGGNPQRSGTVNIDIKVLDANDNAPVFNQSVYKATVIENAAKGTNIVTVNATDADNGSNGYITYSISNMRSNIADLLSIDQVSGVLSVSGPIDFEKDKKFELRIDAKDQGGLTDSSKVIIEVTDVNDNAPTISVMSFTSPVSEDSPPGTTIGIINVKDLDSGENGQVACNIAQNAPFKIKSNLRNYYTLVTDTVLDRESVTDYNITVVATDAGMPPLSTKRTFHLKVSDVNDNAPLFSQNIYNAFISENNSPGVSLLNVRAKDPDENQNARISYILEDSDLDGSSVSRCVSVNAESGVIHAVRSFDYEQLKQLVFTVKAQDGGSPPLSSNVTVKLMIQDQNDNPPQVLYPVQTGGSLVAEMVPRSADVGYLVTKVVAVDVDSGQNAWLSYKLQKATDRALFEVGLQNGEIRTIRQVTDKDAVKQRLSVIVEDNGQPSRSATVIVNVAVADSFPEVLSEFTDFTHDKEYNDNLTFYLVLALAVVSFLFITCLVVIISVKIYRWRQSRILYHSSLPVIPYYPPRYSDTLGTGTLQHVYNYEVCRTTDSRKSDCKFGRAGSQNVLIMDPSSTGTMQRIQSEKSILDEPDSPLEVS, encoded by the coding sequence ATGTTATTGAATTTTTACCGGaggatctctgtttgtttttttattcctcGGAGAATGTCCCTATCTGAAATGGCGTATCAACAACCACTCAGCAAATGGCGTTTGTATTTCGGACTTCATTGGGTCATGGTTATTTTGTCGCTATGCTTCTTCAATGTCGTGCTGTGTCAGATCCGCTACTCTATCCCAGAAGAGATGAAGAAGGGCTCCCTTATAGGTAACGTAGCACAGGATCTGGGTTTGGATTTGAAAAGGCTCCGTTCTGGGCGGGCCCGTATCGTGACCGGAGAAAACATCCACTACACCGAGCTGAAGGCAGACAAAGGGATTCTAGTCGTGAATGAGAGAATAGACCGAGAGCAGCTTTGTGGAGACGTAACTCCTTGCAGTTTCAGCTTTGAAATCATCTTAGAAAACCCAATGGAATTACACCACATAACAATTGAAGTGCTAGATGTGAATGATCATCCTCCAGTGTTCAAGAAATCAGATATTATGTTAGACATAAGCGAGTCAGCTAACCTTGGGGCGCGTTTTGTGATGGACAGTGCGGAGGATCCCGATGTGGGTGTCAATGGCctgcaaaattatgttttaacttCAAATGACAATTTCGTTTTAAAGCAGCATGTGAATCCAGACGGGAGTAAATATGCTGAGATGGTGCTTCAGAAGCAGTTAGACAGAGAGGAGGTTCCCCATCTCTCTTTAAAGCTTATAGCAGTAGATGGTGGTAATCCGCAGAGATCTGGCACCGTTAATATAGACATCAAGGTTTTAGATGCAAATGACAATGCCCCCGTTTTTAACCAGTCAGTTTACAAGGCTACAGTGATAGAGAACGCAGCAAAGGGCACTAATATTGTTACCGTTAATGCTACAGACGCAGATAATGGATCGAATGGTTACATCACATATTCAATTTCAAACATGAGGAGTAACATAGCTGATTTGTTGTCCATAGATCaagtctctggtgtattgtcTGTATCGGGCCCAATAGATTttgaaaaggataaaaaattTGAGCTTAGAATCGATGCAAAAGATCAGGGGGGTTTAACAGATTCAAGTAAAGTGATAATTGAAGTAactgatgtaaatgacaacgcCCCTACTATCAGCGTCATGTCATTCACTAGTCCTGTGTCAGAAGACTCTCCTCCTGGTACAACTATTGGCATTATAAATGTAAAAGATCTCGATTCAGGTGAGAACGGGCAGGTGGCATGTAACATAGCTCAAAATGCACCTTTCAAAATCAAAtctaatttaagaaattattATACTTTGGTAACAGACACTGTATTAGATCGTGAAAGTGTTACAGATTACAACATCACTGTAGTTGCAACAGATGCAGGAATGCCTCCTCTCTCAACAAAAAGAACCTTTCACTTAAAAGTATCTGATGTGAACGATAATGCTCCActattttcacaaaatatttacaatgcGTTTATTTCAGAGAATAACTCTCCAGGAGTCTCTCTTCTCAATGTTCGGGCGAAAGATCCTGATGAAAACCAAAACGCCCGTATATCTTATATTCTTGAGGATTCTGATCTAGACGGATCTTCAGTCTCTCGATGTGTGTCAGTTAATGCAGAAAGTGGAGTAATACACGCAGTGCGCTCATTTGATTATGAGCAACTCAAACAGCTGGTTTTCACCGTCAAAGCTCAGGATGGAGGCTCCCCTCCACTCAGTAGCAACGTGACTGTGAAACTAATGATACAGGACCAGAACGACAACCCTCCTCAGGTCCTGTACCCAGTCCAGACTGGAGGCTCTCTGGTGGCTGAAATGGTGCCTCGTTCAGCAGATGTGGGCTATCTGGTGACTAAAGTGGTGGCTGTTGATGTGGACTCTGGACAGAATGCCTGGCTCTCCTATAAACTGCAGAAAGCCACAGACAGGGCGCTGTTTGAAGTGGGCTTACAGAATGGAGAAATAAGAACTATCCGCCAAGTGACTGATAAAGATGCTGTGAAACAAAGACTGAGTGTTATAGTGGAGGACAACGGGCAGCCCTCTCGTTCAGCTACAGTCATTGTTAACGTGGCGGTGGCGGACAGCTTCCCTGAAGTGCTGTCTGAGTTCACTGACTTTACACACGACAAGGAGTACAATGACAACCTGACTTTTTACTTAGTGTTGGCTTTGGCTGTAGtttccttcctcttcatcaCGTGTTTAGTGGTTATTATCTCAGTGAAAATCTACAGATGGAGACAGTCTCGCATCCTGTATCACTCCAGCCTGCCTGTGATTCCATATTATCCTCCACGTTACTCAGACACTTTGGGGACAGGGACTCTCCAACACGTGTACAATTACGAGGTGTGCAGGACGACTGACTCCAGAAAGAGTGACTGTAAGTTCGGCAGAGCCGGTAGTCAGAACGTGCTGATAATGGACCCCAGTTCTACAGGGACGATGCAGCGGATACAGAGTGAGAAGAGCATCCTGGATGAACCAGACTCTCCTCTAGAGGTCAGTTAA